From one Microthrixaceae bacterium genomic stretch:
- a CDS encoding polyamine aminopropyltransferase, producing the protein MTTSDDGGPEARPSSAPSFPDHVTDLSLRRRRWMLLGVAAIIAGAGVAYELALMLLGTVTVGSTERANAVVLGAAMFGMGVGATTGGRLANRPVVAFVGVESLLAVLGAAAAPFLYWSWATLDAFWGPLLAVAFVLGLCIGAEMPLLAALNDRLAEQRASTVVAAFTAADYFGALVGAVAFAFVVRPWIGLVHGTILVAVVNVAMAAAVAVIVPTRRALPVVAIIVTASIGLIAVASSADRVTDNGRQRLYRDPIVDRRESAFQEIIVTKRVHPGGTVDTRLFLDGDLQVSSVDSHRYHESLVHPVVSATSAERVLVLGGGDCVAVREVLRHRSVRHVTLVELDPEVTAVATEVPELRALNQDACNDDRVEVVNADAFTWVRANGGAGGPRFDAVIADFPDPDTLALGRLYSTELYGLVRDLLNPGGAMAVQCGSPFFAPEAFWTCEVTLEAAGWAPTPYHVDVPSFGDWGFHLATPLGAGVALTDPLRPVPVVDGRLPMRFLTAEVLRAAQVFPPDVARERVTVRPSTVLDPSIVEATQGAWIGYS; encoded by the coding sequence ACGTCACCGATCTGAGTCTGCGGCGCCGTCGCTGGATGCTGTTGGGCGTGGCGGCGATCATCGCCGGTGCCGGAGTTGCCTACGAACTGGCGCTGATGCTTCTCGGGACGGTCACGGTGGGTTCCACCGAGCGGGCCAATGCGGTGGTGCTGGGAGCGGCCATGTTCGGGATGGGGGTGGGGGCCACGACCGGTGGAAGGCTGGCCAACCGTCCCGTGGTCGCGTTCGTGGGGGTGGAGAGCCTTCTGGCCGTTCTCGGTGCGGCCGCCGCGCCGTTCCTCTACTGGTCGTGGGCCACACTCGACGCCTTCTGGGGGCCGCTGCTAGCGGTCGCCTTCGTGCTCGGCTTGTGCATTGGGGCCGAGATGCCACTGCTCGCTGCTCTCAACGACCGTCTGGCTGAACAGCGCGCGTCGACGGTCGTGGCCGCGTTCACTGCCGCTGACTACTTCGGAGCCCTGGTTGGTGCCGTGGCATTCGCGTTCGTGGTTCGACCGTGGATCGGCTTGGTCCACGGAACGATCCTGGTCGCGGTGGTGAACGTGGCCATGGCCGCAGCGGTGGCCGTCATCGTGCCCACCCGTCGAGCCTTGCCCGTGGTGGCGATCATCGTCACGGCGTCGATCGGTCTGATCGCGGTGGCATCGAGTGCCGACCGGGTGACCGACAACGGGCGTCAACGCCTGTACCGGGATCCGATCGTGGATCGCCGGGAGAGCGCCTTCCAGGAGATCATCGTCACCAAACGTGTCCATCCCGGTGGAACGGTGGACACGAGGCTGTTCCTCGACGGTGATCTTCAGGTGTCCAGCGTGGACTCCCACCGGTACCACGAATCACTGGTTCATCCCGTGGTGTCGGCCACCTCGGCCGAGCGGGTCCTGGTCCTGGGCGGTGGAGACTGCGTGGCGGTTAGGGAGGTGTTGCGCCACCGAAGCGTTCGCCATGTCACCCTGGTGGAACTCGACCCCGAGGTGACGGCAGTGGCAACCGAGGTGCCCGAGCTTCGGGCACTCAACCAGGACGCATGCAACGACGACCGTGTCGAGGTGGTCAACGCCGATGCATTCACCTGGGTTCGGGCCAACGGTGGAGCCGGAGGTCCTCGCTTCGACGCGGTGATCGCCGACTTCCCCGACCCAGACACCTTGGCCCTCGGCCGGCTGTATTCGACCGAGCTCTACGGGCTGGTCCGGGACCTGCTCAACCCGGGCGGGGCCATGGCCGTACAGTGCGGATCCCCGTTCTTTGCTCCCGAAGCCTTCTGGACCTGTGAAGTCACCCTCGAAGCTGCGGGCTGGGCCCCCACCCCCTACCACGTCGACGTTCCGAGCTTCGGTGACTGGGGGTTCCACCTGGCAACTCCTCTGGGCGCGGGAGTTGCCCTGACCGATCCGCTTCGTCCGGTTCCGGTGGTCGACGGTCGACTCCCCATGAGGTTCCTGACCGCCGAGGTACTGCGGGCCGCACAGGTGTTCCCGCCCGACGTGGCCCGGGAACGGGTGACTGTCCGACCGTCGACCGTTCTAGATCCATCGATCGTCGAGGCCACCCAAGGGGCCTGGATCGGCTACTCCTGA